The genome window gaatatgttcttaactgacttgcctggttaaataaaggttaaaaaaaaaaaaaaaaaaaaaaaaaaaatccacgtTTTCTCCCAAACACTAAGTtcaagatcccggatgagccccccacttgtcacgaattGGCTTGAAGTTCGTAAACAAAATATGTATCAACTGAAGTAAactaaatacaattaacaatggtgtgtgtgtaagtaagtgGTTGCatgcataaatgtgataatgagAAATGCTGAAAGGTGCCAACGCAAACAAACAAAATCTATAAGTGTCTCTTTATGGAGAGTCTCCACAATgaatgaatggggaagaggtcTGTTTATCCCAGGACCCTCCCAGGCCCAGGTGTGTTCCATGtcgctgacgaccctcccggctccgcccaccAACGTCCTATTAAGGAAAACAAAAGCAAAGAGAGAGAATTCGGAAGacagtgggagggtcgtcacaaacttatgtgacttgttaagcacatttttactcctgaacttatttaggcttgccataacaaaggggttgaataattattgactgaagacatttcaggtTTTTCATTATTAATTGGTAAAAATTTggacacaattccactttgacattgtgttgtgtgtacCCCAATgaccaaaaaaatctaaattgtatcCATTTTCAATTCAGGAATTCTTAAAGAACAAAATACATTAATTAGATCGATACAGGACAAAATAAAGTACATttacacaatgtggaaaaagacaagaggtgtgaatactttcaaaTTAATACTTTTGCTAGCATGCTAGCTGTTCCTGtatacttccagtcattgcgctaatgctaatTAGCTATTGCACTAGCGCCAATTAGAAACATCCTTCAAACGGtatgcagagacataaaaatggtatccatgagttcatctgactctgggcaAGTAGAAATGGTGCTTATGTTTGTAGCAAACCGAGCGAGCAGTGGCACGAATGAGAGCCAGGAGCGCACAGCCACCGCTTGCTCCTCAGCTCCCTGCAGCGCAGTGGCGCGCATCAGTTCTATTCAGATGGTGTCAACAGGTCCATGCATTTAGGAATAGAATGTCTTTTTAAAGTCACCAGGAGTGACCTCAGTCGTTCTGTAAACCCCCGCTGCTGAAAAACACCCTAGAGGAAACGCTGCAGGCACACACACGGACagctctctctttgtcagtcatTCGAATATGCAAGTGGTGTTAATTAGACAACCCTGTCATTAGCTCCatagtgacagtgtttggggCAGCTGCTGTAAAGCAGGGCTTAATTGATTCGGTGGTAATTGGCAGTGATCACAAGCTGGCTGCTGTTCTGGCTAGCAcacatcctctctacctctctcacttgCACCGTCTCTTTTTTCACACTCTCTTACTGTGCCTGGAAGGAGAGAATGATCAACGGATACACCCAACCCTCTTTCCTAAGCACAGCTTTTAGCATTTGCCCACCACCCCGTTGCACTCTCCTCCGCTCAGTAACCCTCCTTTCTCtgcttctttctccctccctctgtcactttTTCTCTGTGACGCCACAGGGTCCACCTGGTCCCCAAGGCTCTCCTCACCCCCAGCCTCCTCCCCCTAACACTATGATGGGACCCCACAGCCAGGTACCGCTGCTCTCTCCGGATGTCCCAAATGATTATAGTACacaacatttgaccagggcccaggtcaaacgtagtgcactatctaggaaatggggtgtaatttgggacactACGGCTCTCTGTTGGCACTCCTGTTTCTTTATATGCTTTTATATTGGGAAGACTACGGTCATTTCACCCCACCCATGCCCACTTGATGTATGTCTGTACCCTCTATGTCCTTTGGCTTGATGCTTTTGGCGGCAGTGCATAATCACACTTGTTTTAAAATATGTTATCGGAAACTATACCGTTAAGCCTAATTTATAACCTATGCAATTAGCTACGTAAAAAGGCCCGTTCTGCGTACTCTCATAGCCTATTTGTAACACGATACAGCTACGCAGGATCGCCATTTTGTGTAGCTAGTTCTTGTGTTGAGTATTTGCATAGGGTAAAAACGAGGCTATTATGTTCTATTAAAAGTGAAACGTATTCCTCCGTCTGGAAAATCAGTGAGGGGGAGAAATGCATGGCTGTTCAGTGTAATTGTTGTTGTGAAGGAAACGCTGATAAATGTATTGCGGTTTAGTCTTTCATGAACCTACGTGTCGCTGGAGGCCCGCGAGGTCCCCCTATCAGGATGGGCAACCAGGTAAACAAACTACTGTACCCATATTTCTCCaccaccactacagtactaccatCAGTTTAACAAAAGAGCCTTACTTCTGTAAGGTTTGATAGCATGTCTTGTCGTTGTTTTATTTGACGAGTGTTCACCCATCCCTCTTCTTCCTTGTAGCCTCCTGGCGGTGGCCCTGGCCCCCATCCCATGCTCCAAAACATGGACCACACACGACCACAAGGCCATCCTAACTTGGGACCGATGCAGAGAATGAGTGGCCCTCGAGGCATGGGCCCTATGGGGCCAGGACCCCAGGTAGACCACACTACTGATATGCCCCAATTCTATTATTTTTGTCAGGCTTGCACTGTTACACACCCATCTACGAGCAGCTAGTATTTCTCAACAGTTTGCTTGTAGTCTTTCAGACTAGCCCATTCATATTTCAAACTGCCTATGCAACATCACCCTTCCAGTCGGTCTCCTTGGATTCCGAGTTGCTGATTACAGACACCCTCCCCATGAACCATCTCTTTCcaacccccccatccccctccccctctcctttggtTATGGTATGGTAGTCTAACTCTTGGTTGTCATTGCAGAACTTTGGTGGTGGGATGCGGCCTCCACACAACTCTATGGGCCCCGGGATGCCAGGAGTGAACATGTGAGCCTCCTCTCCATCTTAATACATTATACATCACCAGTGTGTGTTGATATTTAACTGGTTTCTCTCGCTGTATTGCAGGGGCCCAGGTGCTGGACGGCCATGGCCCAATCCAAACAATGGCAACTCTGTGAGTCCAATTTCcactttagacacacacacacacacatgatgttATCGGCTCAGATTGCACCGGTCTGTGTCCGTCCTCTCTCAGTAAGAGCTCTGGAGGCCCAATGCATTACCAAGTTCTGGATGTAATTGTAGTATTATGTATCCCAGGCTACGTCCTAAATTACGCCATATTCCCTTTCTGGCGTACTACTTTCGCCCAGGGGCCCTTTTgactgttcaaaagtagtgcactacgtggAGAATAAGGTCACTTGGGACACACCCCGTCGATACTGACGATGATAGGATGATGCTAAAACGATGAATGGTGATGTTTTGAGAGGCGAGTACATAAATCCCTGTTCCGGGGCAGTAATGTTTCTGTTGTGATTGATTCAGATGCCTTACTCATCACCTTCTCCTGGAGCATACGGGGTAAGCACACTCTCCGATGAGctctcacacacaaacgcacacactgGCCATTACGGCAGTGTTTATATTTCACCCATTTAAAGCCACTATTGTAGTATTGTCTTTCAACAGTCTTAATTGATTGTATTGGTGCAGGTAGAATCTGACCTGATACAGCTGCCGGTGTTGTGGTTTCCTGTTGAATTGTAATAGTTTTGTGTTCTCCTGCCACTCTAAAAGGGAGGTTCTGGTGGAGGGGGACCCCCTGGAACCCCTGTTATGCCCAGCCCTGCTGGTAGGTACACCAAATCTTCACAGAGGAACAGGAATGCATGTCAAAATGTCTTGGCAAATAACCTTAGTCTTCAATGACTGTTTGCCATCTTTGGCTGTTCTCATTTACCTCACGTACACTCGTCTattgatcatcatcatcatcatcatcatctggaGTGATTTGTGTATGAACCACTTTTCAGACTCTAACAACTCTGGGGACAATCTCTACACTATGATCAACACTGGACCTGGCAACCGATCAAATGTGAGTCTCCTTCTCGCCCCAGCCCTCTCCTCACATCTGTTGCAGTCACGTTGTTTCCTGTTTCTTCATCGCCAGATGTTTCTTCCAGTCATATCTTTCCGAGTTTTCTCGTCCTCCATAATGAAACTgtgctgcatcccaaatggcaccctattctctacatggtgacctacttttgaccagagcctgggggggaggggggggggctggtaagaagtagtgcattatgtagggaatagggtgccatttgggatgcacactgtttctccctgtcccagtcccGTGTGATAGTGGTGCTTGTCCTGTTGACATGTGTACTAAGGCAGTGCTTGTGTCTCCTATGCTGCAGTTCCCTATGGGCCCCGGCTCTGACGGGCCCCTAGGCGCCATGGCGGGCATGGAGCCACACCACATGAATGGATCACTAGGTAACACTCTACTCCGCCACTGTTACAACACAACAACCCCGGAGCTGCAAGTCTCAATTTGGGATTTGGTTTAGGGAATAACAGTATTGACTAGTGTATGACTGGCTGGGAATACTTGCAGACTCAGTCAATCTGAACGTATGGTACggcaccaaatggcaccctattccttatgtagtgcactgctgACCATGGCCCAAAGGGTTCTGGTGAAAAGGGgtgcactacatagtgaatagggtgtcatatGGGACGTACACCGTGTAATAGTGAAGCAAGGAGACGGATTCTCAGCGGAGGTGCCAGACTTTTGTATAATCCGGGGCACCTTTTGCATTATCACTTCAAGGTTTTAATTTTGGACTGTgaattgttctctctctttcttaggCTCTGGTGACATGGACGGACTCAACAAGGTGAATATTATAACATGGCCATATATCTAGATTCCTATCAAAACATGACAAATCATTTTGACTTCCTTCATAAAACGTAAGCAATACATTTGTTTGCATCTACTACTTATtgtttagcctggtcccagatctgtttatgctCTTTGCCAACTTCATTGCTGTCAACGTCAAGAGTGGACATGATGGCACGACAGACGGGCACTGAGGCGACTGCTAGTGGCCCAATTTACTTACTCTTTTTCCTGCCCTATCGTAGAACTCCCCAAACAATCTAAGTGGCATTAGCAACCCTCCTGGAACCCCGAGGGATGGCGACGAGTTGGGAGGAAACTTCCTGCACTCCTTTCAGAGTGAGAATGTAAGCTCCCTACCCTACCATGCAGCTCTATGGACTGTTTTCATTAGGGCATGCAatagaaaatgtttttaaaatgagTTGTCCCCTACTTTTTCCTGTCCAGTTTTGTTTCGTTTgatgcctaatgaacacgaccaaGCTGAGGCCACTGTTGCCAGTAACAAAGCCTATGTGTACTGTAGGGCTTAGAGGGCAGTATTGACTCCAGTGGTGGTACCTTGACAGTCAGGCAAAGCCACAGTGACCCCATCATTGACTCTAGAGTGGCGGTGTAATGTGGGGGCACTGGGCGGTTGCCAAGTAACAGTTTTGGCTTTGTTTGTGTCAGGCCATTCTAATAGGCTTTCCTGATTTTGAACCCTTTTCCCGTCTGTACCCCTCAGCAGTACTCCCCTACCATGACGATGAGTGTGTGACATCCCCCTCCATCTGCCATCACTGAGGATCTGAGCTCATAACAGGACATGGCCAAAACACATCAGCACAGAACCAGggacagaatgccattttggttcCACACAATTCCAGAATGCTGATGTACACATTTTCAAAATGGCTGGTGACTTCTGCTCCTCCTCGTTCCAAATGAAGGACAGTTCTTCTATAATCACCACCCCAAGTGTGACGAAACCAGCGACGGAAACTACTGCATACATGACACGTGCTTTAATTATTGCTTTGTAGTGCAGAACCCGTTTCGGCTTTTGCCACCTAAAACACTGAAGTGTGCATTGTGAACTAGGAGAAATGTATCTTTTTGTTTTCATTTTTCAGATCCCGCGCTCAGCCACATGTAGTATGTCACAAGACTAGTCTGAAAACATGGCGTCTGAATCTGCCTGTAACTCTGTGACCACTCCTTTGAATGACTTTGTCCCGATGTACTAGCCCCCAACTATTTAGCCACATTTTCAAAGGGAAGTGGTGCGATCGTATTGGGCCTTAGTAAGAATAGGGCCTGTAACAGTTTCGAAGTGCTCAGCGAGGGTTTTTAAAATGTCGGATCGGATGCGATGCGTCGATAGGGAATGTGTTTTGTGGGTTCTGTTTTTGTCGAGGAGAGCGATCTTATTCTGCACTGGTTTTATGTTGCTTTTTATTTAAACAGTCGGACTGCTGTTCTTGTTCTGTCAAGGGGAAAGCTAACTTGGGCTAAACCATGGGTGTGGatgcaatgggggggggggtgcatgacTAAGATCTTTGTACAACATACTACCTAGTGCTGCTCCCGTCCACATGTGGTGTGTTTAACCTCTTCCCTGCCTGTGCTTAACACTCTGTGCCCTTTTTTCTCGCCATCGTTGTAGCAGTCTGTTTTCCTACTGTTCCATCACGGTGATGATGAAAGTTAAACCCATTGTTACCTGAGATACAGATTGgtagttttttttctttctttttttctctcaatgTATTTGTTTGGTTATTTTTTTAAGTATTTTGATACAAATTTGACTTACGTGTATTGGCCCAGTTATTTCAAGATTAGTTAAAGCTTTGTAAACCAATTCTAGTATCATAAACTTAGCGGCAGTCTTGTAAATGTGAACGTTTATTTCATTTTCTGTGAATATTAAGCATTATACACCTGTTGCtggtatatatattatttttcaaattgggGGAAAGAGTGCTGTTAATATAATTTTACAATAACTTAACTTCTTGTCCATTTCCTTTTTTCCTGTTTGCCACTTTTCAAAGCAAGTAGGGTGATTTGGATACTATTTAATTACCTTGACACTCTCTCACTCATGTTTTTACTATCCTCGTCTGGAACACATTCATTTCCATTCTAAATCCTATTTTTCCttacactaaccttaacccctaacctaaaaTAACCGTTTTATTATCTGTGTGGAGATTTCTGGTACCCACGAGGATAGTAATTacaagcagccacacacacacgttcacaaaACACCCTGACTCACTCCAAATGTCTGacaatagatatcagggaagtgTCCAAGGAAAGACCTAGTAACAAATATTTAAACCTCACAACTTgtatacataaatacatttgttttattcaAGTACACTCCAAATATGATTATTGCTGTTTTACAAAGAACAGCGGATGAGTCGTTCATACAAATtggacagacaggaagtgactgTAGTGCTGGTGACCTCTAGTTCAaggtatgcatcccaaatggcacccgttaACCTATTTAATGCACTACTTTCAACTAGggaccatagtgcactacttttgaccagagctctatgtagggaatagggtgccatttgggatgcatacccTGTGTTATTTTTTTCGGACCATTTTCATATATCGGATTAGGGCCTTTGTCAACTTCTACCTTACTCGAAGTACAGAACATCTCTTGGCTCTGGTAGGTGTGGGCAACACAGGTGTCTGTATGGGGATCCCAGAGACTACGACTAGCCAATTACGAGCCCTCCATATCCTTGCTGCCCCTCTGGACCCAGCTGGCCTAGCGCCACAGTACACACCAGCCGGTAGCGGTCAGGACACACAGTCCTCACCAGAGCCTTCACCTCCTCACTCAGCGCCTTGACTAGACCACCACAGGAGGGGGCGCTATAATCCATGGCCTCCAGCCGAGATGACAGGAAGTCCTGCAGCATCCGATGGACCAGGCCGCAGGGGAACTTCTCGGCAGGCTGGGCCGAACCCGCTGGCACCTGAAGAGCAGAGGTGAATCCCAAACATATTTCCTTGATTTCTCAAGCCCCCACCAAGGGGCACATCATGTGAgccatggaaacatggctcactcgagacacgctatcggagtcggtacagctgGCTGAGTCCTCACTTTCTGCTCCAAAGTGCATTGGAGGACAAGATCTGGGATTCCTCCCCTCTGCTGTTCTCCTCCAATGCACTTTGGGTaggtgaggagagaagacacGAGGAATCAAGGACCTAAAATTGAGATTGAATCTGAAGAGACAGCCAGGGATGTGTCTTAACAGTCTAAAATGCCTCTGTCTTATCTCATTTATGGGCACTGCTCTGAAAACACAGGAAAGGTGAATGCAACATGACGGTTGGCCACCAGGAGTTTGCC of Oncorhynchus gorbuscha isolate QuinsamMale2020 ecotype Even-year linkage group LG15, OgorEven_v1.0, whole genome shotgun sequence contains these proteins:
- the LOC123997399 gene encoding single-stranded DNA-binding protein 3-like isoform X1, translating into MFPKGKVSAVPSDGQAREKLALYVYEYLLHIGAQKSAQTFLSEIRWEKNITLGEPPGFLHSWWCVFWDLYCAAPERRETCDHSSEAKAFHDYSAAAAPSPVMGGMPPGEGMPGGPMPPGFFQGPPGPQGSPHPQPPPPNTMMGPHSQSFMNLRVAGGPRGPPIRMGNQPPGGGPGPHPMLQNMDHTRPQGHPNLGPMQRMSGPRGMGPMGPGPQNFGGGMRPPHNSMGPGMPGVNMGPGAGRPWPNPNNGNSMPYSSPSPGAYGGGSGGGGPPGTPVMPSPADSNNSGDNLYTMINTGPGNRSNFPMGPGSDGPLGAMAGMEPHHMNGSLGSGDMDGLNKNSPNNLSGISNPPGTPRDGDELGGNFLHSFQSENQYSPTMTMSV
- the LOC123997399 gene encoding single-stranded DNA-binding protein 3-like isoform X2, coding for MFPKGKVSAVPSDGQAREKLALYVYEYLLHIGAQKSAQTFLSEIRWEKNITLGEPPGFLHSWWCVFWDLYCAAPERRETCDHSSEAKAFHDYSAAAAPSPVMGGMPPGEGMPGGPMPPGFFQGPPGPQGSPHPQPPPPNTMMGPHSQSFMNLRVAGGPRGPPIRMGNQPPGGGPGPHPMLQNMDHTRPQGHPNLGPMQRMSGPRGMGPMGPGPQNFGGGMRPPHNSMGPGMPGVNMGPGAGRPWPNPNNGNSMPYSSPSPGAYGGGSGGGGPPGTPVMPSPADSNNSGDNLYTMINTGPGNRSNFPMGPGSDGPLGAMAGMEPHHMNGSLGSGDMDGLNKNSPNNLSGISNPPGTPRDGDELGGNFLHSFQSENYSPTMTMSV
- the LOC123997399 gene encoding single-stranded DNA-binding protein 3-like isoform X4: MFPKGKVSAVPSDGQAREKLALYVYEYLLHIGAQKSAQTFLSEIRWEKNITLGEPPGFLHSWWCVFWDLYCAAPERRETCDHSSEAKAFHDYSAAAAPSPVMGGMPPGEGMPGGPMPPGFFQSFMNLRVAGGPRGPPIRMGNQPPGGGPGPHPMLQNMDHTRPQGHPNLGPMQRMSGPRGMGPMGPGPQNFGGGMRPPHNSMGPGMPGVNMGPGAGRPWPNPNNGNSMPYSSPSPGAYGGGSGGGGPPGTPVMPSPADSNNSGDNLYTMINTGPGNRSNFPMGPGSDGPLGAMAGMEPHHMNGSLGSGDMDGLNKNSPNNLSGISNPPGTPRDGDELGGNFLHSFQSENYSPTMTMSV
- the LOC123997399 gene encoding single-stranded DNA-binding protein 3-like isoform X3, with the protein product MFPKGKVSAVPSDGQAREKLALYVYEYLLHIGAQKSAQTFLSEIRWEKNITLGEPPGFLHSWWCVFWDLYCAAPERRETCDHSSEAKAFHDYSAAAAPSPVMGGMPPGEGMPGGPMPPGFFQSFMNLRVAGGPRGPPIRMGNQPPGGGPGPHPMLQNMDHTRPQGHPNLGPMQRMSGPRGMGPMGPGPQNFGGGMRPPHNSMGPGMPGVNMGPGAGRPWPNPNNGNSMPYSSPSPGAYGGGSGGGGPPGTPVMPSPADSNNSGDNLYTMINTGPGNRSNFPMGPGSDGPLGAMAGMEPHHMNGSLGSGDMDGLNKNSPNNLSGISNPPGTPRDGDELGGNFLHSFQSENQYSPTMTMSV